A region of bacterium DNA encodes the following proteins:
- a CDS encoding FHA domain-containing protein: MARLIVKFRGAVVQEHLLDKPSIRIGRREGNDIRIDNLAVSGNHAKIEKIDGSYIIVDLKSTNGTFVNNKKIVQARLRHLDEIMIGKHILIFEDESQEPQPRQEESQQLPPEPIEEHSPSRTTGEFTGKPAVLRFLEPARHSEVLLHKKITVIGRREDAEVRLRGLFEPKVAAIIARKAKGYSLLPEAKARVLLNGQQISQRTDLKSGDVIEIGSLKLVFSES; encoded by the coding sequence ATGGCCAGGTTGATCGTCAAATTCAGAGGTGCCGTAGTGCAGGAACATCTCCTGGACAAACCATCCATCCGCATAGGCAGGAGAGAAGGAAACGACATTCGAATAGACAATCTGGCCGTCTCAGGCAACCACGCAAAGATAGAAAAGATAGATGGATCTTACATAATCGTGGATCTAAAGAGCACAAATGGAACCTTTGTGAACAACAAGAAGATAGTTCAGGCCAGGCTTCGCCATTTAGATGAAATAATGATCGGAAAGCACATTCTCATATTCGAGGATGAGTCCCAGGAACCTCAGCCAAGGCAAGAAGAATCTCAGCAACTTCCTCCAGAGCCCATTGAGGAGCACTCCCCCAGCAGAACCACAGGGGAGTTCACGGGCAAACCAGCGGTGCTCAGATTTCTGGAGCCTGCCCGCCACAGCGAGGTCTTGCTTCACAAGAAGATCACTGTCATAGGCCGAAGGGAGGATGCTGAAGTCAGACTGCGAGGGCTTTTTGAACCCAAGGTGGCAGCCATCATTGCCAGGAAAGCTAAGGGGTATTCTCTGCTCCCAGAGGCAAAGGCCAGGGTCCTCTTGAATGGACAACAAATTTCCCAGCGCACGGATTTGAAAAGCGGTGATGTCATAGAGATTGGCTCGCTAAAGCTGGTCTTCTCAGAGAGCTGA
- a CDS encoding helix-turn-helix domain-containing protein, translated as MIRDTLEPQDLDKDTMGENPTANESFGEYLLRERQLRNISLEEISQRTRISLRVLKALEEERWEELPADVYIRGFLRTYSRYLGLDENEVLVRYEDQRPGVAAPSKDLFRPIGRPRPRRRRLWLLLVILGFALLALYWFWGRHLFLGYDISTRPAPPGPHLRPVPMPPAPPNGS; from the coding sequence TTGATTAGGGACACCCTAGAGCCTCAGGATTTGGACAAGGACACCATGGGAGAAAACCCCACGGCAAACGAGTCCTTTGGTGAATACCTGCTCAGGGAGCGTCAACTGCGCAACATTTCCCTGGAAGAGATATCCCAGAGGACGCGCATATCATTGAGAGTGCTTAAGGCATTGGAAGAGGAACGATGGGAAGAGCTTCCGGCGGATGTGTACATTAGAGGGTTTTTGAGAACCTACTCGCGTTACTTGGGTCTTGATGAAAATGAAGTCTTGGTGCGTTATGAGGACCAGCGACCCGGTGTTGCAGCCCCCAGCAAAGATCTTTTCCGTCCCATAGGCAGGCCCAGACCAAGGCGCAGGAGGCTTTGGTTACTCTTAGTGATTCTTGGCTTTGCCCTTTTGGCTCTTTACTGGTTCTGGGGACGCCATCTTTTTCTGGGGTATGACATTTCAACCAGGCCTGCCCCGCCAGGCCCACATCTTCGCCCTGTGCCCATGCCCCCGGCCCCCCCCAATGGAAGTTGA
- a CDS encoding lysophospholipid acyltransferase family protein, with amino-acid sequence MHLKKWKKRLKRGPGAWAAFFGLGLLYVVLHLVPINALPRVGLWVGRMIALLGGPRRRIALRNLSKAFGSSLGFHSKRELVQRLLKTLGLTLAELGHPGFMSLDSLRERVPIQGLEHLQQALSQGRGVILATAHFGNFPLILARLGLEGYHVGVIIRDPRHRPVARFLDRWRASYNVKTLKDKPRWASVKEALALLRENGILVLHVDLNVSEGGLYVPFFGHWLPTFRGPAMLALRSGTPLLPTFIRRLHGLHHRLSIHPPIQVQLCGDREEDTWRILLALNQETEKIISQYPDQWWWIHRRFRKEKPASEVGRSLHAQA; translated from the coding sequence ATGCACTTGAAAAAATGGAAAAAGCGGCTTAAGAGAGGGCCCGGAGCGTGGGCGGCATTTTTCGGGCTGGGATTGCTTTATGTGGTATTGCATCTGGTCCCCATAAATGCACTACCAAGAGTAGGTCTTTGGGTTGGAAGGATGATCGCCCTTCTTGGTGGTCCTAGAAGACGCATTGCATTGAGAAATCTGAGTAAGGCATTTGGCTCATCTTTGGGTTTTCACAGCAAGCGAGAGCTGGTCCAGAGGCTTTTGAAAACTCTCGGCCTTACCCTTGCAGAATTGGGGCATCCAGGCTTCATGAGCTTGGATTCTCTGCGCGAGAGAGTACCCATCCAGGGTCTGGAGCACTTGCAACAAGCCTTGTCTCAAGGTAGGGGAGTTATTTTGGCTACAGCCCATTTCGGAAATTTTCCTCTCATATTGGCCAGGCTGGGGCTGGAGGGATATCACGTCGGGGTAATAATCAGGGATCCACGCCACAGGCCGGTGGCGCGTTTTCTGGATAGATGGAGGGCCAGTTACAATGTCAAAACGCTCAAGGATAAACCTCGGTGGGCCTCGGTGAAAGAGGCTCTGGCCCTTCTTCGTGAAAATGGAATACTCGTGTTGCACGTAGATCTGAATGTCTCGGAGGGAGGTCTTTACGTGCCTTTTTTTGGACATTGGCTTCCCACCTTCAGAGGTCCTGCAATGTTGGCCCTTCGCTCTGGAACCCCCTTGTTGCCCACCTTCATAAGAAGGCTTCACGGTCTGCACCACAGGCTAAGTATCCATCCCCCCATCCAGGTGCAGCTTTGCGGTGATCGGGAGGAAGACACCTGGCGCATTCTTCTGGCTTTGAACCAAGAAACCGAGAAGATCATCAGTCAGTATCCTGACCAATGGTGGTGGATCCACAGAAGGTTTAGAAAAGAAAAACCTGCTTCAGAGGTAGGTCGCTCTTTGCATGCCCAGGCCTAG
- a CDS encoding sigma-54 dependent transcriptional regulator, whose product MKPLELLIVEDESSQRQMLAGFLRKQGHQVAEAQDGPRALDLLRERTFDVVVMDQKMPGMSGLEVLEQAKKIQPDLDVLMVTAFGTVESAVEAMKKGAFDYVTKPIDLEELLITLGRVAERRTLIRENDLLRERLREKGVDPGEMIYKSPEMAEVVNLAGRVAPSKAAVLILGESGTGKELLARLIHSLSPRSQKPMVTVNCAALPESILESELFGHEKGAFTGAIQRRIGRFEQADGGTLFLDEIGDLSPPVQVKLLRFLQEGEFQRVGGTTTLHADVRLISATHKDLESAIKEGSFREDLFYRLNVVTIKVPPLRERRQDIRPLVEHFLKRYARDNGKKIQGVSREAMDLLYKYDYPGNVRELENIVERAVVITRDTVIQSQDLPFGLRTKETVFSEQVEEKKGLRAAVESLERRLIEKAMLEARFNQSKAAKILGLSERMLRYKLKKYGFKSLSGQ is encoded by the coding sequence ATGAAACCGCTGGAACTGCTGATCGTGGAAGATGAGTCATCCCAGAGGCAAATGCTGGCCGGGTTCCTAAGGAAACAGGGACACCAGGTGGCAGAGGCCCAAGACGGCCCAAGGGCCCTGGATCTTCTGAGGGAGCGTACCTTTGACGTGGTGGTCATGGATCAGAAGATGCCGGGTATGAGCGGTCTGGAGGTGCTGGAACAGGCCAAGAAGATCCAGCCTGATCTGGACGTGCTGATGGTAACTGCCTTCGGGACCGTAGAGAGCGCCGTGGAGGCCATGAAAAAGGGAGCCTTTGACTATGTGACCAAGCCCATAGACCTGGAGGAATTACTCATCACCTTGGGGAGGGTGGCGGAACGCCGCACTTTGATAAGGGAGAACGATCTGCTCAGGGAGAGGCTGCGTGAAAAAGGGGTGGATCCCGGGGAGATGATTTACAAGAGCCCGGAGATGGCGGAGGTGGTGAACCTTGCAGGGAGGGTGGCTCCCAGCAAGGCCGCTGTATTGATTCTGGGGGAAAGCGGCACTGGCAAGGAGCTTCTGGCCAGGCTTATCCACTCCTTGAGCCCCCGCAGCCAAAAGCCTATGGTAACGGTGAATTGTGCTGCCTTACCAGAGTCCATCTTGGAAAGCGAACTTTTCGGCCATGAGAAAGGGGCCTTTACCGGAGCAATACAGCGGCGCATAGGCAGATTTGAGCAGGCCGACGGCGGTACTCTCTTTTTGGATGAAATAGGGGATCTCTCCCCCCCCGTGCAGGTAAAGCTGCTGAGGTTCCTCCAGGAGGGGGAGTTCCAAAGGGTGGGAGGGACCACCACTTTGCACGCTGACGTAAGGCTCATAAGCGCAACCCACAAGGATCTGGAGTCTGCTATCAAAGAAGGCTCCTTCAGGGAAGACCTCTTTTACCGGCTCAATGTGGTGACCATAAAGGTGCCCCCTCTGAGGGAAAGGCGCCAGGACATCCGTCCCCTTGTAGAGCACTTCCTCAAGCGCTATGCCAGGGACAACGGTAAAAAAATCCAGGGGGTGAGCCGTGAGGCCATGGATCTTCTGTACAAGTATGACTATCCGGGAAACGTAAGAGAGCTTGAGAACATAGTGGAGCGTGCAGTGGTTATAACCAGGGACACGGTGATCCAGAGCCAGGATTTGCCCTTTGGACTTCGAACCAAGGAAACGGTCTTTTCAGAACAGGTAGAAGAAAAAAAGGGACTCCGAGCAGCTGTGGAATCCCTGGAAAGGCGTTTGATAGAAAAAGCTATGCTGGAGGCCCGCTTCAACCAAAGCAAGGCTGCAAAGATCCTGGGTCTGAGCGAACGCATGTTAAGGTATAAGCTCAAAAAATACGGCTTCAAGTCCTTATCCGGCCAATAA
- a CDS encoding ATP-binding protein gives MTEKRANNSRRIKPELAPSGLVQPLVVSLAGVIFVILFLGLAFLNSRRMEATLLQVQENKASSIVEGVERISRELFSYLNKMEELYDPFSGGGSGLGETTNLAHEALATSLIEAARELDALEEQGNLPPEELRKMARLMSLQAIAFVDEKGQILKASGPISQEIMGQATTLLKEAKWVSLKLFPWRSGLRAFPYVALRRSSGNGLVLLALGQEELLAWRLKAAIQEALEVGGWRKGVLYMRVIDEGGALLAEAGEAMPKKTGAHSKAESLVAARALRQETSDGRQVLEIVLPFRMDEKVVGTAHVGLDPGEMDSLLETNRIQIYLSSGMMTLLAFLAVGFLYREENRHRSRIQEMRDRLQKAESLSSLGRLAAAVAHEVRNPLNAISMAVQMVGREYAPSQENSQKEFSRLVNVIRGEIQRINRIVEEFLGLTRKGALEVKELMARELLDRLSVLIQPQASSCGIQIVVSGEDNETRVLVDPDRIMQALLNLTVNAMEAMGQQGGVLRLGYKTEDRSRVVLEIHDSGRGISGEELEKIFEPGYSTKARGLGLGLHIAREIVRLHGGDITVESQEGKGTSFFVSLPRSHTA, from the coding sequence TTGACAGAGAAAAGAGCAAACAATTCCAGAAGAATCAAGCCCGAGTTAGCACCATCGGGTCTTGTCCAGCCTTTAGTTGTCAGTCTGGCGGGAGTCATTTTTGTGATTCTTTTTTTGGGACTGGCTTTCTTGAATTCCAGGAGGATGGAGGCAACACTTCTCCAGGTGCAAGAGAACAAGGCCTCCTCCATTGTGGAGGGTGTGGAGAGGATATCCAGAGAGCTTTTTTCTTATCTTAATAAAATGGAGGAGCTTTACGACCCCTTCAGTGGTGGGGGCTCGGGTCTTGGGGAGACTACCAACTTGGCACACGAAGCCCTGGCCACCTCCCTCATAGAGGCGGCAAGGGAGTTGGATGCCCTAGAGGAACAGGGGAATCTTCCTCCTGAAGAATTAAGGAAAATGGCAAGGCTCATGAGTCTTCAAGCCATAGCCTTTGTGGATGAAAAAGGGCAGATCCTCAAGGCAAGCGGGCCCATTTCTCAGGAGATCATGGGGCAAGCCACAACTCTGCTGAAAGAAGCAAAGTGGGTGTCCCTGAAGCTTTTTCCTTGGCGCAGTGGCCTGAGGGCTTTTCCATATGTGGCCTTACGAAGAAGCAGTGGAAACGGTCTGGTGTTGCTGGCCTTGGGACAAGAGGAACTGCTGGCCTGGAGACTGAAGGCCGCAATCCAGGAGGCATTGGAAGTGGGGGGCTGGAGAAAAGGAGTGCTCTACATGCGGGTGATTGATGAAGGTGGTGCGCTCTTGGCCGAGGCTGGGGAGGCCATGCCCAAGAAAACAGGAGCTCACAGCAAAGCTGAGTCTCTAGTTGCTGCCAGGGCCCTCAGGCAGGAGACTTCAGATGGAAGACAAGTGCTTGAAATAGTTCTACCTTTTAGAATGGATGAGAAAGTAGTGGGGACTGCCCATGTGGGGCTTGACCCAGGTGAGATGGATTCCCTTCTGGAGACAAACCGAATCCAGATTTATCTTTCCAGCGGGATGATGACCCTGTTGGCTTTTTTGGCTGTGGGCTTCCTGTACAGGGAAGAAAACCGTCATCGCTCCAGGATTCAGGAAATGAGAGATAGGCTACAAAAGGCTGAAAGCCTTTCCTCTTTGGGAAGGCTGGCTGCGGCTGTGGCCCACGAGGTGAGAAATCCCCTCAATGCCATCAGCATGGCGGTCCAGATGGTGGGCAGAGAGTATGCACCCTCCCAGGAGAATTCCCAGAAAGAGTTCTCTCGTCTGGTAAATGTCATCAGAGGAGAAATCCAAAGAATCAACCGCATAGTGGAGGAGTTCTTGGGGCTGACCAGAAAAGGCGCTCTGGAGGTGAAGGAGCTCATGGCCAGAGAGCTGCTGGATCGTTTGTCTGTCCTGATCCAACCCCAGGCCTCCTCCTGTGGCATCCAGATTGTTGTGTCAGGGGAGGATAATGAGACGAGGGTCCTGGTGGATCCCGACAGGATAATGCAGGCCTTACTGAACCTGACCGTAAATGCCATGGAAGCAATGGGTCAGCAAGGGGGTGTTTTGAGGTTGGGTTATAAAACAGAGGACAGATCAAGGGTAGTGCTGGAGATCCATGACAGCGGAAGAGGGATAAGTGGAGAAGAGCTTGAAAAGATCTTCGAGCCAGGTTACTCCACCAAGGCCAGAGGCCTAGGACTGGGGCTTCATATAGCCAGAGAGATAGTGCGGTTGCACGGAGGAGACATAACAGTGGAAAGCCAAGAAGGCAAGGGCACAAGCTTTTTTGTTTCCCTTCCAAGATCACACACTGCTTGA
- a CDS encoding Spy/CpxP family protein refolding chaperone produces the protein MKRRLAVLIAGVVLLGWAANSLAGPGWGRGMGPGGGPGPHPYMASYLGLTQEQEAQLQAMREKHFKEISPLQQELFNKRQELRLLWTSPNPDAEQIIAKQREINQLQGQIQEMSTKHLLEARSILTPEQQQKLGSGRGPGLGAGWGRGAMRGCW, from the coding sequence ATGAAAAGACGGTTGGCAGTTTTGATTGCAGGAGTCGTTCTTCTGGGATGGGCAGCCAATTCCTTGGCTGGCCCCGGATGGGGAAGAGGCATGGGACCAGGGGGAGGCCCCGGCCCTCATCCTTATATGGCCTCCTATCTGGGACTCACCCAGGAACAGGAAGCTCAACTACAGGCCATGAGGGAGAAGCATTTCAAGGAGATCTCCCCCTTGCAGCAAGAGCTTTTCAACAAGAGGCAAGAACTCAGACTTCTTTGGACAAGTCCCAACCCAGATGCAGAACAAATCATAGCCAAGCAAAGAGAGATAAACCAACTCCAGGGCCAGATTCAAGAGATGTCCACGAAACATCTCCTGGAGGCCAGAAGCATTCTTACCCCAGAGCAGCAACAGAAGCTGGGCTCAGGCAGAGGGCCGGGGCTTGGGGCCGGCTGGGGTAGAGGAGCCATGAGAGGTTGTTGGTAG
- the fdhD gene encoding formate dehydrogenase accessory sulfurtransferase FdhD gives MKDEIIENRRVLVLQNGILTESQVNLVRELPLTIYLDGQELVTLLCTGQHPEELAVGFLRSEGILDSWEEVLSLRTDDRGGFVWVELKEKRKLRQELLHKRTLGAGCGRASLYYQPLDGIQIKRVGPGPKLSPEKIVELMHQASIRGSLYKEARATHAAGLASADQLLVFREDIGRHNAVDMIVGHAMKNKIPLEDKILLTTGRASSEIVLKAARVGIAVVASRSAATALGVALAENVGMTLLGSVRGGRLTVYCHRERVSCT, from the coding sequence ATGAAGGACGAGATCATAGAAAACAGAAGAGTTCTAGTGCTGCAAAATGGGATTCTCACGGAGTCCCAGGTGAATCTGGTCAGGGAATTACCTCTTACCATTTACCTGGACGGGCAAGAGCTGGTAACGCTTCTTTGCACAGGGCAGCATCCAGAGGAACTGGCAGTTGGTTTTTTGCGTTCCGAGGGGATCTTGGATAGCTGGGAGGAGGTTTTGTCTTTAAGAACGGATGATAGGGGCGGTTTTGTGTGGGTGGAGCTCAAGGAAAAACGCAAGCTCAGGCAAGAGCTCCTGCATAAAAGGACCCTTGGTGCCGGATGTGGAAGGGCGAGTCTGTATTATCAACCTTTGGACGGGATTCAGATCAAGAGGGTGGGGCCCGGACCCAAATTGAGCCCAGAGAAAATAGTGGAGTTGATGCATCAAGCCAGTATCAGAGGAAGCCTTTACAAAGAGGCTCGTGCCACCCATGCAGCGGGTCTGGCCAGTGCCGATCAATTGTTGGTTTTCAGGGAGGACATCGGACGCCACAACGCGGTGGACATGATTGTGGGACACGCCATGAAAAACAAGATTCCACTGGAGGACAAGATACTTCTCACCACGGGCCGGGCTTCCTCCGAGATAGTGCTTAAGGCTGCCCGGGTGGGTATTGCAGTGGTGGCATCCCGATCGGCCGCCACGGCCTTGGGTGTAGCCCTGGCCGAGAACGTGGGGATGACCCTCCTGGGATCTGTGCGGGGAGGCAGACTGACCGTCTATTGCCACCGTGAAAGGGTAAGCTGTACATAG